GTGTCAGCTGCGACGTTTTAACATTGCGATAGTTATACATGCGAACATAAATGTAACGCAAATTAATGAACATATCATATCACGCGTCAAAGGGACAGTATTTAGAAGTTTATAACGCGACATCTGGGTTTAATATAATGTTACTACGAGTATTTAAGTGTCCGTTCAATGTATTACTTCCATCGGCAAACTGAGGATTTCTTACCAATTAGTCAACGGATAGAGACCGCGAAAAAAGAGACCACCGTTCTTGTCCAGAGTACAGACACCATCTGAGAACTTGTtgctaaattaattttaatctgTAGGTAGCTACCTGCTgtatcagatattaaatatAGTatagtattaaatatatatataaatttctatatatatatattaatagtcTTACACAAGCAAGAACCTAAGTTAAGAAGAGGTCAGTGGTATTTTACCCTGTTTGCTTTCCTTTTTTACAGACTGCAGATGGAGCCCAGTAATCAGAATCACTTTCAGAAAGTTGCTGAAAAGTTTGGCTGGGACAGACCTGGGGCTCTTCATCGAGTTCACGATGTAAATGTTGTTTATAATTTATGAATAATTGGTTAATTTCCTAAAAACATATTGATAtgtttttaggttttttttttttggtgacaatctaatttagaaaaaaataacaattttcaCCTTTACTGCTTTAATCTTCTTGTAGACTCAGTTAAAAAAGACCTTGAAAAGCAGGCATCCTGTTGTGGCTAGCCCTTCTGCTTTGGGAGGAGACTCTATGTGCAAGCCGCTCCTATCCTACAGTGGCAGCTTAGGCAAGGAGAATAAGCATGGTAAAGGAAAACTCTCGCATCTGGACTCTAGTGATGATGATTTTAATCAAAGTAAGTAAGCCCTTTGTTTCAATAAACACAGATGTCTTGTACAGGAAGGGCCAAAGTCGTCTCCACTTGCTGAGGAGGCTGAGGTCCTTTGGGGTGTGCAGGACACTGCTAAAGACTTTTTATGACACTGTGGTGCTTTCAGTGATTTTCTACGCTGTGGTCTGTTGGGGCTGTGGAAGCTCTTATAGGGACAGGAAGAAGCGAAATAAACTGGTCAGAAAGGCTAGCTCAGTCTTAGACTGTCCTCTGGGCTCCATAGAGGAGGTGGGGGAGAGGGGAATGTTAGCAAAACTGACATCAATTGTGGATAACCCCTCTCACCCCCTATATGCGACAGTGGGGGCCTTGAGCAGCTCCTTTAGCAGACGACTGTTACACCCACAGTGTAGGAAGGAGAGATACCGAAGGTCATTCATACCCACTTCTGTTAGATTATACAACACTCacaaaatgtaatatacactattatcttgcatatatttttttgcactatcTGTCTTTGCACTACCAGTATTACTACCTCTGCCCTTTTCCCGACAATGTGAATAATCATGTGCAATAACTTAATCCCCTGATCTCTGTATTGGTTGTATGGGTTTACATGTTTGTGCGTATGTAAGTGTTTAAGTCCAGTGCTTAAGATTGTGTGCTGCTGTAACAAGTGAATTTCCCTGatgtgggatcaataaagtctAAGTCTGTCTTTGTGACTTTAGCTATACAATTTGGGGGAAATGTCAAAGAAGAACAGCATACCATATTTGTTTTATCTAACTTGAGCCATGAAAGCTGAAGAAATTGCCATGccataaatcttaattaattgtTTTGCATTTTAAACTATTTAACTATTGGCTCATGTTAGGTGAGGAAAAACCTGGCAAAGGCATGCTGATGGGTATAAAGGTCAGGGAAGGTTTGAGGTGATGAAAAGGGAGGACacgaagaaagagagagacaaacacatTGTTTTACGTTGAGCCAAAAGGCTGCTATTCTAGGGACATCTAGAATCTTTCCCAGAGTGGCAAACAGCATGCAACAAGGCAGACAGTTTCAGCGTTTGAGATTATAAAACGGTTACATTTCAAAGGCAAtttcaatataaaaatgtatctcTCAGTCCCAGTGAAGGCACAAAAGGAATTATGTGATTATAATAAGCAGTCTTGTCTTTTTGTTCTATTTTCAGTTCTTGCAGACAGGGCTAACATCAAACCTGCTTGCAAATCAGTCTCCTCTGCTAAGGAAGTTAGGTAGGCCATGGTTTTAATAATTGCAACtcatttcctttttatttatttgacactaTTTTAATAGCAATTGCCATGAAACCCAAACAGGAAGCTAGAGGAAATCACACCACCaacaatttatttgatttaaattGTTGGTGCTTTGTTGGGTTAAAtcaatacaataataaaaacactgctCAATCATTAGaagattttaataattattgttgAATGTGACAGACGATCAAATAATGATTTGCCTCAGGCATGTTCAGGTAATTTATTTGGACATGGCATCGGACTTGACTGAGCATGTAATCATTTTCCTTCAGTTGTGCCAAACAAAGATACTTCATCACTTTGTCTCTTTAGGGAGCCTATACTTGTTTCATCCTCAGACAGCGATGATGGCTTTGAAAACTGTAAGTTATCTCTGCTTGGTTGTTTTTCTGTATATGTTTCAATTATGTGTGTGGTTCATGTTAATGACTGAATTTGAAAAgtgtttaaacttttttttttttttttttttagttctgaGTCgcataaaaacaccaaaaactAAGCTCAGCTTGCAGTCTGGAAGTGGAAGTGACAACAGGTCTGTGAACGCTTTGCTAGTGTTTAAGATTTAATTAGCTGTGATAATTAAGAGATAATGAATAATTGGTTATTTTACAGCCTCAAACAATTCATAGTAGATGATTTGTCCTCCGATGAAGACTTTGTTATAGAGAAGAAGAAGCCATCTGTTTTTAAAGGTAACCTTTAAAAAATCTCTTGCAGTAGTTTGTATGTTTTTCTTCATGTATTATCATATCACCAATTgtatgattttattattattttattctatagaatatttttttttcacagactAATACATGGAAAAGGCTTCCAAAGTTTTACTGacacaattttttattttataaatataaatttagaaCTTTATGACAGCAACACcctgtttttatataaattttataATCACACATACAGTGCACTACTTTTGGTTTCATAAAACCATTGTTTTATGAGCCACACTATGCATTACGTtgggtgtagggagacatttgagattcagccatTTTCATTGTATTTTACATAATTTGACAACTTTTCCAGGAAAGCGGTTTGCACTAACTGAGATGCTATGTTTACATACAGGTAAAACAAAGACCCCAAAAACTCCCAAGTCTCTGCAAAGGAAAGAGAAGAAACCACTGTTTCAGTATGACTCCCCAGTGTTTCTCGGTGACAGTGACGACGACAGTGACATAGTAATCAAAAGCACCTGGAGGACTCGGCACGGTCAGCCAGCGAGCCAACCCACAAACAGGCCCTCTTCACAGGACAGTGACATTTCCAGTAAAGAATGTGAACCTAGAAAGACATGCTTTCCCTCTCTAACTTCTGTCCACACACCAGTGCCTTCctcagctcctcccacacacacaggatggCGAGATGACTCAGTCAGCTCAGAGGACGAGTTCCAGTCCTTATTAGACCGCATCAGAAAAAATCAGAAGTTAGGAAGCAGTAGTGCACATGCTTCTCCTAAGCCTCCAGCAGGTGAAACCATTGCTCCTTTTATTAGTTCAGTAGAAAATTTGGGAAAGCTTTAAGTGtgcagtttgtaattgtatacAGTTTGTTGTCATTTGGCTTCTAACGTCTAGCTGATTTCCTCTGTTTAGAGCATAAAGCCACAACACCCTGTGTGACCCCAACTGTCAAAGATCAGAAGCAGAGTGACCGGGCAGCAGTTAAGGTATCCTGTGTGGACAAGACTCCAGCAAACCTCCCTATTAGCAGACCTATAAGCCAGACTGAGCCCAGGGCAGGCTTCAGCAGCAGGtagaaaattattattacttttttaaagtACTATTTTGgctattaaattaatattctcTTACAGGAAGATTGCATAGACaatgtttctttttaatttgCAGAGATGTAAAtagaatttaatattttaaatctgACAGGGTGTGTAAAACTCCAGGCTGTTTCCTGCAGTCTCTGGCTGTTCCCAGCTTTGTGTACTGCCGCAGCTTTAAACAGAACAAAGAGGAGCTCACCAAGAAACTCTATGAACTGTATAACACAAGTGTGTTCGAGAGCAAGGTCAGTATGTGAGCTTGTCTGATGCTGGTAATTAAGCCATATGATAATGGTAAGCGGTGCTAATTCAGAATGTCCATTCCGACAGCTGCCCACTGACATGTCTGTGACCTGGAATACAAAAATGAGGAAAACAGCCGGATATTGCATCACAGGGCAGGAGCGTGTCACTGGCAAACGTTATGCCCGAATTGAACTATCGGTTAAAGTCTGTGACTCTGCAGGTAATTTTGATGTTCTGGTTATTAAAACATTGACACTATTGGACATCGAGTCCACAACAAATGGTCACACGAAACACAAGCTCTGACAGTATATAAGGGAGTGTTCTTCCATTGCTACTATCAGATCTGCCCCTTCTGCTGCTAATGTAGTCATATTGATTTcctccacaaaaaaacaacattgcTTACACAAGTAAATGTATTGCCATATTTAGGAAATTAATAGATTAAACcaacattaaatataataaaagcaaAATGTCTTCCAGTATTTTATTAAGTATTGTGATACAGAATTTACCGTGTGTGTATCTATACACTGCTATGGGTTGTTGCATATCTTTGAATTAATTTGCCTTACTTGAACCTCCAGCATGCTGCTgctcatgatgatgatgatgaaaccATTTACTGTGTAGCCcggcttatttatttatttatttatttaattttaaccaGTGTAAAATATATTGTCTCATTTGTTGATGTCCTTTTCCCTTTTAGATCGTTTAAGGGACACACTAGTTCATGAAATGTGCCATGCGGCTACATGGCTGATAAACAATGTGCGTGATGGTCATGGGCCCTTCTGGAAGGTTTATGCACGTAAAGCCACACTGGCTCATCCTGAGCTGCCTATGGTCACGCGCTGCCACAGCTACGACATCAACTACAAGTACCAGTATCAGTGCAACCGCTGCAAGAACACGTAAGTGACCatctctattaaaaaaaaaattaaaaacataaataacaaaCTAGATGGTACATTTGtcctatttaaaataattacaatagAATGACAGGGTTTCACAATTTAATGTCATAAAAATGAAATCCAACAGTGTGAGTTACCtatctgaattattcattcattcattatctgtaagcgcttatccagttcagggtagaggtgggtccagagcctacctgaattcattgggcgcaaggcgggaacacaccctggagggggcgccagtccttcacagggcaacacacacacacacacacacacactctcacacctacggacacctaccacagtcgccaatccacctaccaacgtgtgttttggactgtgggaagaaaccggagcacccggaggaaacccacgcggacgccgggagaacacaccaaactcctcacagtaagtaacccggagcgggaatcgaacccacaacctccaggttcctggagtaTCTGAATTATCATTTACTTTATtcctattattttaaatatgttttgttaGGTCCTTAACTAGGGAGAATCACATGAAATTATTAAACATGAATCAtaaaaggggcggcacggtggtgcagcaggtagtgtcgcagtcacacagctccagggacctggaggttgtgggttcgattcccgctccgggtgactatctgtgaggagttggtgtgttctccccgtgtccgcgtgggtttccggtttcctcccacagtccaaaaacacactttggtaggtggattggcgactcaaaaagtgtccgtaggtatgagtgtaagtgtgtgtgtgtgttgccctgtgaaggactggcaccgccttgctcccaatgattctaggtaggctctggacccaccgcgaccctgaattggataagcgcttacagataatgaatgaatgaatcataaaAGATATCACATGCCACttttcaaaacacagcacaagcTACCCACAAGTCTAAATAACTCTCATGCTCGTCTTATAAGAGGTTTGTAGATTTTAGACACGCAAGAATTAATACAACCTCTCTTATACTTGTGTTTAAAATACTTAGCAGATGATTGTGTTCAAGTAAAGCTGGACTTGCCTGGTTTTAAGCAGATATCAGCTGATACTGAATTGATCTCAGTGTTGTTGTTTATTGCTGATTTAATTGCCAATAACAGTTGAATGGAACTGTGCAAAAATCTTTGAATGCAAATGTGTATATTAAAGTAAATCTCTGTGATTTTCTCCAGGATTGGCCGTCACTCAAAGTCACTGGACACTCAGAAGTATGTGTGTTCCCTGTGCACTGGGCAGCTCGTCCTGCTCACTCCATGCAAGTCCCGGGAACCTACGCCATTCGCCAACTTTGTGAAGGAGAACTATGGGACAGTTCGACAGGCTGGGCAAAGTCATGCAGATGTCATGCGGAAGCTCAGTGCGGACTTTGCTAGCAAGACGCGCCTCAGTCAGAGCTGATCTTAAATCAGCCTCACGTGTCTTCAACTGTCCTGCAAGAGGAATCCATCAAATTTGTGGGCAAGATTACTTGATTATAGCTTGAATATTTTTGCCTTCGCTGTTCTGATTTGCAATTACATGAATTGTGGGGAACAGACTGTGGATGACATCTTGCTGGCTTTACATACTACAGTGAAACCACTTTTTGCCTTGGGCATTATGCTTCAGATTCGTTTAACTGTAAAAACATACCATTTGTACTTCAATTATATGCTGTTAATGTGACTTGTGTGTATTGTTGTGTGTTACAAAATCTTCTCTATTTTATATGTTCATGTTTTACAgcctttaaatgttattttcaatAAAGGGAACTACATTTctcactgaaatattgaaatatagAACCACACTGACAGATCTAACCTGTGAATGAATAGAGCTTAatcaaaatctgtttacataTGGAGCATATTTCTTTGGTTTCATGAAAGTGAAAAGTATTTGTTTAGGTGGCTAGGTAAATAGACCATGGTATTGGCTGTTAGCACCTTGTTGAATAAATATTAGTGGCTCCCTTGAGGGAGGGGGCCatagttttatatttaaattctaGAGATCATTTGGATTTGATGTTATCGTTCTGTTTCAGTATGAGACTGTGGATTTATTTGTAATTGGCTCTTGTAAATCAGGAAGAACTGGATTGATAGGTGagttttaaatcaaatattcTTTTACTTAATAGTTACTATCAGCCAAGTCAACTGTATTAACAGTAggaacaaaataaacatgaacCAAGTATTTTGCAAATGGTTTTCCTCAGTGACTTATGTCTTAAGATTTTTAAAGAACAACGTATAGTTGGACAATAGCTCTGTAAACTAAGAATGACTTCAGACCTGTTCTCTTTTCTTGTTTGTACTACAGTTGACATCATGAGGCTCTGTaatgagactggattagagaacCAACATCAGATGGACTTGCACATTTATCATGTCATCAAGCTCAGCATGTTGAGCTTGAGTTGCACAACCAACATATTGCTGAGTGTGCCTCTCCTCCTGGTCATTTCTCATCATCCTTCTCTACTGAGTACATTTCGGTTCCTACTGCTGATCCACTTACTGTTCTGTGATAACCTCCAGCTGCTGGTGATGTTTGCCAAAACTGCCATGTTTACTTTTATTGGGACCATTCCAGTGACACACTGTTTGGGCTTCTGGTTTGTATCTTACAGTTTGTCTGTTGTGGTCCTGCTGGTCAGTGCAGCTCTTTCTGTGGATCGCTGTCTGGCTGTTAAATATCCCTTACGTTACGAGACCCTGATCAGCCTCATGCTCCGGCGTGCCACTGTAGCTGTTATATGGATTCTAGCCTTGATACTGGGACTAATGGAACTGTGCTTGGCTCTAAGAATAGTGCAGGTGAATGCTGCCTTGCCTCGATGCAGTTACCAGGTATTGGAGCCATGTTTGTCCTCTCAACTCACTCTGAACGTGTTTTGTCTCCTGACTAATATGCTAGTAATATTTCTGTGTTATCTGATAATGCTCGTCTGCTTTGCTTTTCTGTGCTGGGACACAAGGGGTCTGGTATCCAGGTACAGACGGGCAGCAATCACCTTGATTTTGCAGATGGTGCAATCTTTCATATATTTGGTGTTTGTGGTGCTGGAGAGTCAAATTCTTCCATTCACTGTACACAATGAAATTTTTGGCTTGACAGCTAATATTATTTACAATGTGGCAGTGTCACTTATACCTCTCGTGTATGGATATCGCTCAAGGCAGCTGCGGTACAGGCTCAAGAAAATCAGACAATGCAACCGTGTCAATGTGAATCGATAAAGTAATGCAATGAAACTAACTAAATTAGCCTTTAAAAAGCAGTGGGGCTTTTCATTGTAGCTTATGGATTTGTTTAGCTGAGGACACTGAGAATGTTACTTTTTCATCTGTAGTCATTTCAGCCCATGCatctataattaataatttgacAAAATGATAACCAGTGGACCCTGGGCCGTTATGACAGCACTACTACTTCACAGCATCATACATGGGTACTGGAGACCCATTATAACATTGTTATTGCTAGTCTGCAGCTGCTTTGTCCTAAATACCCAAGCAAAAGAGGAAAGAGGTACTGAAGAGATACTCAGTATGTATCAGAACACTGCTGTTGTAACAGAATTTCATCttaaaatagaaatgtaaactttaaTGTGCACTGATGTTACAAGATATTCTTTCAGGTAGTTTCTTGTGTTCTGGGTTTGTTTGCATGGACCGTCTTGTTCATATGTTCTTTACTtatctcagaaaaaaataaagtattattattatttcatgattataaaaatgtatcttaatgtatatattttatttatatccaTCCTTTCAATAACAGTGaacatttaaaaagagaaatgatAGTGGAGTGGCAGGTTAGTGAGCGTTTAGTAACAAATAATTTAGTAGAATGCAAATACAGGatgtgtttgaaaatgtttgtgtgcAATGTTTTGTTCTCCATTTCTATAGAAATCTTGCTTTGCTTTGTACACACAGCATTTTTATTGTGAATTACTGCAGTAGCCTAGGTGCAgatgcttttgtgtgtgtacataatTAAGTGCTTTCAGCTGAACAAGTGAAATGGAAAggtattgaattttttaaaaaacatttttttgtgtgtgtactatgATTAACTACTAGTCAATTGTGTCATTGTTTGCACAGTTGGGTTGACCTTTAAGTGTTTCATTTTCTGCTTAATAATGTGCAGGTGACACACACCGAGGGCAATGTGCACTGACAAGAACAACTGCTTGATCTGTTTTATTTATGCTCTGTACAAAACACTTAATACTAGTTAAAGAATAGATCATATAAAGAGTAGACATCTGTTACAAAGTGGAGAAATACAGCTACAAGATTACAGAACAGCTGTGAATCTAAGAAAGAAGGTGTTACAGTTCCCTCTTTCAAAAGCTCAGGCACACAACAAGATTGGCACAAGAATTATACACAAAAGAACTCCCTGAAGTAGGGCCAGAGGAGTAGCAAGCAGCACAGTCAGGCTAAATATTTGCGCACGGTAGAGAAAAATCCCTCAGAAGGGGTTGACACTAAGGTCAAAATATACTATGTACCACCAAAGGCCAGTCTTAGgcactgtggaaggtaatgcagACTGCAGAAGAACAGAAGCTCTAAGAGTGCATGGTCCCTTGTCAAAGACCATGTGGGAGCAGGTTTGGGTTACTACTAACAGGGTCTATTTGCTCCATCAGCTCAAGTTAAATACTGAGAAATTCATCTGAGAACCTCCCAGTAAATTCATTGAAGCTCAAATTCTTCTGCCACTCAGTGAATAAATGACTTGGGTTTGATATTGTCTTGTTGTTTAAATGGTTTCTTCACCTCTCTGACTAGTCAACACCTGACAGTGCTTTAGGTCGTGTTTATACAGGAATACAGAACATTTTAAAGGGTTCATTGTTTTTCAAGTCTGCTTTAATTAGAGCAAGTATCATTTTTCAGTTAGTTGCAGGTGCACCATACAAGATGTGTATTCATATCTGAACTCTGCAGAAGTAGATCTCAATGAGGAGGGTTCGTGGCCATATTGTAGGATAATGTGTTTATCATGTCTTTTTAAACAACTAAAGGTTTTGgtgttgtttttatataaatatgaatttggTAAACAGCCAGATCAACCATGAGGTTTATAAAAGCAGCGCCATTTTCATGCTACAATATTTTTAACCATATTTGTTGTGATATCTTTAGCTTGATGACCATTTTTTTACTATGTCCTCAGTACATAGTAAAAGCTTTACAAACTTTACTGAAATCTGTACAAATGACCTGCTGGATTAAAGCACTGCTGATACGACGGTCCCCTTTATACTTAATATAATCCACTCATTCAGTACAAacatgttttcttcattatacgGAGGAATTCCTGCTGATTCACTTCTCCATCACCATCTCGATCTGCTTCATCAATCATCTCCTAAAGATGGAGTGTGCACAATATATCAAACCATGGAGATTTGCATTTTGCAATAAGCTATGATTCAAAAATCACGCAGAGCCCATCTTATAGTATGTAATTACAGACTAGCTTtgcaccacacaccatcactaGGTGTGATGAGTGTGTAAGGGACTCACCTGAAGCTCCTCATCAGTGAGGTTCTCCCCCAGCTCTTTGGCAACACGCTTTAGGTTACGGAATGATATCTTGCCAGTTTCATCATCGTCAAACAGTCTGAAGGCCTTTAGAATCTCCTCTTTTGAATCCTTTTCAGCCTTGAGAGAAGACAACCAACTGGTAAACAAACTTATTTGGCAGTAATCATAGTTTAACTCAATACCAAAACTATATCTCACCATCTTTTGGGTCATGATGGTGAGGAAATCATTGAAAGAGATCTTGCCAGTGCCATCTTTGTCCACATCTGagatcattttcttgatttCTTCCTTTTTGGGCTCAAACCCGAGGGCCCTCATGGCCACCTGCTCAATGAAAAACTCTATTAATGAAGATGAATGCCTAAACATGTCAACCATTATTCCACAGCAACTTCTGAAACCTCACCTTTAGCTCTTTCACCTCAATGTGTCCAGAACCATCCGTGTCAAAGAGCTCAAAGGCCTCTCTTATCTCCTGCTTCATTTCTTCTGTCAGCTCGGGTTTCGGACTGCTTTTCTTACGAGGAGCTACTGCCCCAAGAGATGGCCTTTTGGCGCTTGTGGCCTGATAGAAACAATTGGCAATGGAAGTGAATAAATCACACATCAGCCAGATTATACTGATAATTCAACCACCTTTTAAAACGCATGGAAGAAGAAAGCTGCTGGAGCCTATAGACAGCCCAGGATTAGATCTACGGCACGAATCACGTAAAGCCTGAAAGCTGCATCCTCGACAGTATTCAGTTTTCCAATACAGATTTACACTTACACTGTTTATGATTCTTACCATCACATCCGCGAGAAGCAACCAAACGATCAGAGCTGTTTTTCACCCGCCGTTAAAGTATGTTTTGTGTAGGGTATCACTCGTCTCTATATCAAACGAATGAGCAGATTTATGTCCCCTGTGATGGATGTAGAGTCTTCATCCCTGAGCCTCACGACATTCTCCCTCTCAGCATCTCCCTCCACCCCGTCCTCGGCTCGGTGGGTTCCGGTTGGCTGGGTGGGCTTCGGTGATTTTGATTGGTTGCCCTGGTTTTCAAGCCCACCTTCTCAATGAACTACAGATCAGCATAGATCTGATTATAGTGTTTTCAGTTTCTCCCGCATAAACAATGCGTCTTTTTAGTAGACACGATTTATGCGTAGAAACAAACGCACAAGCATGCGTtatctttaaaaatgaacaacaaatGAAATATTTGGCACACTGTCATATTAGGATCGGTCATGTGCGCCGTTTCAAATACTAAGCATAGTCTTAAACAGTGCGGAATGGAAAAGTGTATACGTTTAATTTGAATGTGGTAAGTATGAGGACGTGTTTCTGAGCAATGCGTTTAATAGAGAAACAGAATTAAATGAAATACTTATTAATAATCCTATTTTTAGTTTTTGTAGATTTTGTAAagtgcaaaaatatatatatttgttaatttGCTTCTACAGCTTATTTTGTAGTGTTACATGTATCACATTaaaattatgtttatatttgcaaaatataaCCAAATAAACAGATCAAAAATGTTGCAAATTTCC
This region of Hoplias malabaricus isolate fHopMal1 chromosome 17, fHopMal1.hap1, whole genome shotgun sequence genomic DNA includes:
- the gcna gene encoding germ cell nuclear acidic protein translates to MEPSNQNHFQKVAEKFGWDRPGALHRVHDTQLKKTLKSRHPVVASPSALGGDSMCKPLLSYSGSLGKENKHGKGKLSHLDSSDDDFNQILADRANIKPACKSVSSAKEVREPILVSSSDSDDGFENFLSRIKTPKTKLSLQSGSGSDNSLKQFIVDDLSSDEDFVIEKKKPSVFKGKTKTPKTPKSLQRKEKKPLFQYDSPVFLGDSDDDSDIVIKSTWRTRHGQPASQPTNRPSSQDSDISSKECEPRKTCFPSLTSVHTPVPSSAPPTHTGWRDDSVSSEDEFQSLLDRIRKNQKLGSSSAHASPKPPAEHKATTPCVTPTVKDQKQSDRAAVKVSCVDKTPANLPISRPISQTEPRAGFSSRVCKTPGCFLQSLAVPSFVYCRSFKQNKEELTKKLYELYNTSVFESKLPTDMSVTWNTKMRKTAGYCITGQERVTGKRYARIELSVKVCDSADRLRDTLVHEMCHAATWLINNVRDGHGPFWKVYARKATLAHPELPMVTRCHSYDINYKYQYQCNRCKNTIGRHSKSLDTQKYVCSLCTGQLVLLTPCKSREPTPFANFVKENYGTVRQAGQSHADVMRKLSADFASKTRLSQS
- the cetn2 gene encoding uncharacterized protein cetn2, with translation MATSAKRPSLGAVAPRKKSSPKPELTEEMKQEIREAFELFDTDGSGHIEVKELKVAMRALGFEPKKEEIKKMISDVDKDGTGKISFNDFLTIMTQKMAEKDSKEEILKAFRLFDDDETGKISFRNLKRVAKELGENLTDEELQEMIDEADRDGDGEVNQQEFLRIMKKTCLY